CCGAGAATCAGCCTGCCCACCGACCCCCTCTTATTCTtgccatcatcttcaccccGTTCAACCTTATCTACCGACTTCTCCTCAGCTCCTTCCGACTCTTTGGGAcactctttcccttccttccacGGCTTTTACACGCAACCGCGAGCCCGGCGCTTCAAGGGACTCGACAAAACACAACCGGGCGTCGACCGCTGGCGCCCAAGGATACAGCTGCGCGATTCATTCGAGAATTCGAAGAGGAATACGGTGCAaatcctcttcctttccttgAGAATGGGTACAACATGGCCTTGGAGCGAGCTCATCGCGAACTCAAGTTTTTGTTGGTGGTTTTATTGTCTCCCGAGCACGACGACACACATACCTGGGTCAGAGAGACCCTCCTGTCACCCGAGGTGGTTGAAGTCATCAATCCTTCGGGTAGCGATGGAGAAGTTGTCGTCTGGGGCGGCAATGTTCGTGATTCGGAAGCTTACCAAGTTGCCAACTCGTTGCGGGTGACCAAATTTCCCTTTGCGGCCGTCATCTGTCACACTCCCAATGTTTCTTCCACCGCCATGTCTGTCGTCGCTCGTATTGGCGGACCTCTGTCCGCGTCGGAGTTTAAGCAACGACTGACTACTGCTTTGGACTCCAACCGGGCGCCACTATCACAGATTCGTCAGGAACGAAGCCAACAGCAGGCCTCCCGGAACCTTCGTGAAGAGCAAGACTCTGCGTATGAGCGATCCTtagcaattgatcgcgaacGCGCTCGTCTTCGCCGAGAGGCGGAGGCAGCTCAACAGCGAGAAGAGCAGGCTGCTGCAGAGCGTGAGGCTGCAGAGCAGAAGCACCAGCGGGATTTGGCTCAATGGAAGCTATGGCGAGTACAACAGCTAGGCGCAGAACCGGAAGCGGATGAGAAGGATACAGTGCGGGTTAGCGTGCGATTGCCCTCAGGCGATCGCATTATGCGCCGTTTTGCACCCGATGCAGATATAGAAGAGCTATATGCAGTAGTCGAGTGCTACGAAACTTTACAGGACGAATCTCGGCCCACCGACGTGGAAAAGCCCGATGGCTACGAGCATCAGTACGGGTTCCGCTTGGTGTCCCCAATGCCGCGCGCAGTCCATGCCCTCGAGGGCGGTGGCACGTTACGCGAAAAGATTGGACGGGGTGGCAATCTACTCGTCGAACCCattgaagaagacgaagaagaagaagaagatgatgatgatgaaggaaTGGCTGAAAATAACTCGACATGAGCCGAGATTTTCTCGAATAATATTGGATATCGGTTCGTCCTGCTGGACCATTGTACTTTTACCCACGAAAGAGCTTATTCATACGTTGTTTTTTTCGAAAACTTCTTTTTGATGTAGGAACTCTGTAGCCTTTATGGATTGTCTTCTCTTCGGTGTCTCTAGCACCACAGGTTCCCCAGCTTTGGCTTCTTACGACTGAAATGTCTTTCATGAGAATTTGCTGGATCTGGTGGAACCGCCTTGAGACCATCTTCTATCCACGCTGAAGCTCACACCGACATCCACGGTGGTTCATTTTGGTCCTTCCGTTTCAAAACCAGATGAGTCGAATATGAACTGATGATCTGCTCTCTGCCATAAGTAACAAGAAAGGACTGAGCAAGAAAATCATCGTCCAATGAAAAGTCCATTGTACTCTGACAGGGCCAGAATGAAATTCTGAAACCAGGACTTCGTTCTTTGTGCGCTCTACTAGGGTTGCTTCGATTCCCTATGTGTCAATATGACAGAGACTATATGATACTCGGTGAGACGCTGCTGCGGACAAGGCAGCCGAGTCGTGCCCGACTCTTCTTATATGAACAAGCGTGGCCTATCGCAATTTCGTTATGAAGTTCCGCCGCTATAAGAAGAGCAGATTCCATCTGGAAGAAAGTTCTCATTGAAAGCCAAGCTCCCTCTTTTCTGCCAATTTAAGGAAATATCGACTTGCCAAGCCATGACGAGGGCGTCACTGTTTGGCAATTACAAAGCTGCCAGCAATTCATCTTCCGGCCTTGTTCATGGAGAACTCAGAAAATCGGAAGCATGAGAAGATGTAGCCGAGCCTGCACCCAAGCGCATGATCCAGAAATATCTTTGATAGGGTGTAATGCCAAAGACTTTGATCTGCTGTGTCACATTTCCCTCAAAGGTGTCACTCATCACCTTTAATTTCGGATGAGAAGATGCCACAATTCAAGACCTAAGCGAATCAACTCCCAAGTAGATGTTAGTGTGACAGATTTTGGTAGGAGAAACATGAGCACACCACTTATTGTTGAAAGTTAGGTGCTCTCTGCCCATAGATCGTTTCTATTGCCCATGGCGTGGGGGTTGATGTCAGAAAGAGGCGCGCAGAGATATCGTCGTCATAGATGGTCTTCATGGAGGCAACTCATCTGCGACATGCGAAAGACTAGGAGATGTAACCCGAAGGGTTTAGGCAGCACAGGCAAAGGTACTATTTGTGCTCTATGACTCGGCAGAACACGCGTCAGACGGATTAGGCTCACTCTTGGCCCGAGTACAATCAACAAATTGGGTACATGTAGCAGGCAGACATGGAACTACCGAATGATTTCACGGAAATGCATTTGAGTGACAGGGTTGCTGGAGCCAGGACCAGAGGTCGCCCAGAACCAGGTCCCTTGCGTCAATCGGCTCCTGAGCGACTGACCCGATCCGTATAGACAGTAGTGAACAAAACATTCCGGGATCCGAGATCATGATCTGTCTTTCGCCTAACTTTGAGCAAACTCTAAGTACTGTGGCGGCAGTTCAGAGCCTTTTGCACCATCGATGTCATCTGGGGGATTTCAGGCCGTCGAATGCCTCTATTGGATGGAGCAGTGATCGATGCAATTCAGAAAGCCAAAATTGAATCTCACAACTCGTCAACATACACGGGGAGTCGCGGCTGGAATTGTTTTCTATGCACTGCGAAGCCACTGACATATTGAGAACAGGCCCATAAGCTTTTGCTCTATCAAGACTTCTCGAACCCCTGGATCAGATTGGCGGGCTCGTTTCTAGGAGGATTTGTACGTCGTTGTATGGTTCCGTCAATTCTATGAGTGTCACGTCACATTGAAGATCTAGAGGTGTGGAGCGATTAAAGGTGCTAGTGATGATCCCTGTATCTGAAGCGTTCATGTGTCCTGTGAGCACTGAGCACTGATTCTCATAATTTCAATCAGCCTGCAACGATGCTAGCCTTACGTGATTTTTTGGCTATAGGAGATTCAAGCAAGTGCTTAATTACGTAGTTGACATGCTCGTACCTTGGGTACACGCTGTGCTTAAAGTGCGGTCGTGTGCTCCGGCACTTTAAAAGAGGTGGTCCCGAGCCATCAGGCTCCCCAAAAATGGGCGGATCGATGAGGCTGAGTCAGATTCCTCTCGGATGCTGGAACATCCGGGATCCGGGACCGGCGGGGAACGAGGTACATAGGGTTAGGCAGATACCTCCAACTTCCCTGCCCGTGCGCTAGGACCTGAGGTACCTTCTGTGACAGGACGGGTCCCGGGAAATTTTGGGCCTCTCTCAGCCCCGAAGACTGGGCCCGATCTTACCGTATGGGCACGGGCCAGTTCCATCAATGGAGATTACCTATCCAGAAGTTCCGCTCCGGGACCCCCCTTTATGCTCTGCCGCGGAAGTTTGAGCTTCCAGAACTACACCAGGCCCACAACAGATGCTGACTGACTCGACTGTTTTCGTAAGGGGCTCTCTCCCCGCCTGAAGTGGCCTCTCTTTACTTCACATTGATCAGCGGAATCCCCAGAGACACATATTTCCTCATGAGAATGGAACTCTTTCGTACGATCGGGTCAAGCGGGAGAGATAAGACCTTGATTCATGAGAGTCCTGATAATTATTCTTTCCATTTTACTATAGTTCTCATCTAGATGGTTTCTCAAGACCCATATTAAAGTGCCGACGATTAGATCTTGTGCCCAACCGTGATTGGTGCAGATGACTTAGACCGTCACATCCCGCCAGCCGCCACTTTGTGTCAGAAGCCTAGGCCCCTTGCATAAGATCTGGGAATCTAGAAATTCATAATAACAGCATTTAGCTGTGGCCTACAGCAGAATGCAGCACAACCATAGGTCGGCGTCTATAGTTGCGGTATGTATGCCACATGTTCACTGCCTGTGCGAATCGGGAAATACCCCACTACTCCTACTGCTACTGATGTGTGCGGTACCATGAACACAATCCTTAGTTGATCTTGCACAAATGCGCAATATCTACTCCAGAGTCAACCCAGGATGCATGATTCCAGTCTATGCTTCTTTGATTCCTCAGTAAAGAGAGACAAATGTCACTGGACCAATTAATCCTGCTTAGTGCGActgtgtgtgtgagagaggagACAGCAGGTCACTCCCGGTGCTCGCTAGTCATGGGCTTGGCATAGGTTATCGCCATGGTCTAGTTAGATTTGCACTCAATTGACCAATCCAGAAATTGCAAACTTGACATTCAATGAATCCCTATCGTGTCATTGCCTACCGAAAACAAACTGTGTCTTGAGTTGCATAATATTCTTTTGCGGAACCTCAGCCACTGTAGGTCCGGACAAAATGTACGGTTATCGAAACGACGCTATTCCGAAAGTCTATATTGCAGGTTTAAGCCACGTGATTTATGTATCCACATGGCAATGCACGATGTACAAGTGCACATGGCTGACGGGTTACCTCCGCCCGGGGGTTTATCGCCGCTCGGATCGTCTATCTTCCACCTTCGGAGACCCAGGCTTGGTTGCTCCCGGTCCCGAATTGAGGCCAGTCGTTCTTTCTGCTCCAAggattttccttttctccagttttttttttaaaacTCGTCTCCTATTGTTTGTCAGACCAATCCATTCTTTAATAATCTCACTCCGTCTGaccatctttctccttttcttaaAACCTTCGCcaatctctccatctcgTTTCAATCTTCTATCTCTGATCTCATCACTTTTTCCTCACTTGAACCCCCCTCCACTCATTAACACCCAGTCGCGTCCCCACGCCACACAACCCCATCATTGGATGGTGGTTCTCTCACTCAGCTCCGCCGAGGACAACAATCCCATTGGACCGAAGTTGTTCTTTATTACTTCAATAGGtcaaatttctttttcctttttgtctcTCAATCAATAGAGAGCCATTATGTCGTCATTCCTGGGGACTTTCAACCAGAGTGCGGCCACCGAGAATAACACAGAATCCGTCTCGGTGGCTCGTGAAATCAACAACCATGACCCCGCTCGCAGTATCACCAGCTCAAACACTGCTCTCGAACAGCAAGAGGAAGTGGGCAATGAGGATGTGATCGAGGCTGAAGTGACTCGTCTTGCCCGTCGGCTGACTCGGGAATCGACTCACTGGGCTGATGGTGCCAACACCTTCATCGAAGCGGAGAAGGATTCAACTCTCGATCCTCATAGTCCCAATTTCAGGGCACGCAACTGGATGAAGAATCTGCTCGCCGTCACATCTCGTGACCCAGAACGCTACCCTGCTCGCCAAGCCGGTGTTGCGTTCCGTAATCTCAGCGTTCACGGATATGGTAGCCCCACAGACTATCAGAAGGATGTGTTCAATTCGGTCCTGCAAATCGGTGCCCTGGCGCGCATGGCCACGGGCACAGGCAAGCAGAAGATTCAGATTCTGCGCGACTTTGCCGGTGTTGTCAAAAGCGGCGAGATGCTCGTAGTTCTCGGCCGTCCCGGATCTGGCTGTTCAACCTTCTTGAAGACCCTCGCTGGTGATATGAATGGCATCTACAAAGACGATCAGACCTACATGAACTATCAGGGTATCTCCGATAAGCAGATGAGGAATCAATTCCGAGGCGAAGCAATTTACACCGCCGAAACTGACGTCCACTTCCCCCAACTGACTGTCGGTGACACCCTCAAGTTCGCAGCCTTGGCTCGCGCCCCTCGCAACCGACTTCCTGGAGTCACTCGTGACCAGTATGCTGAACACATGCGAGACGTTGTCATGGCGATGCTTGGTCTGTCGCACACCATCAACACTCGTGTTGGTAACGACTTCATTCGTGGCGTGTCCGGTGGTGAACGTAAGCGTGTCTCTATCGCTGAGGTTGCCCTTTGTGCTAGCCCTCTGCAGTGCTGGGACAACAGTACTCGTGGCTTGGATAGTGCCAATGCCCTGGAATTCTGTAAGACTCTGGGTCTGATGGCGAAGTACTCTGGTACCACTTGCGCGGTCGCTATCTACCAAGCCTCTCAGAGTGCCTACGATGTAAGTGTTTCTTTCCCTGACAGAGCCGCGCTTTCCAGACACAGAAAATGCTCATGAGTACTCGAAAAGGTCTTCGACAAAGTCACCGTCCTCTACGAAGGTCGCCAGATCTACTTTGGGCGCACCACCGACGCGAAAGAATTCTTCACCAACATGGGCTTCGAGTGCCCTGAGCGTCAGACCACGGCCGATTTCCTCACCTCTCTGACCAGTCCGGCCGAGCGCATCGTCAAGCCGGGCTTTGAGAACCTTGTCCCTCGCACTCCCGACGACTTCGCTGCTGCGTGGAAAAACAGCCAGGAATACAAGGCGCTCATGCGCGAGATCGAAGAATTTGACCAGGCCTATCCTCTCGGAGGAGACTCGGTGCAGAAATTCCTCGATTCGCGTCGCGCCATGCAGTCTAAGAACCAGCGCGTCAAGTCTCCTTACACCATCTCCGTCTGGCAGCAAGTCAAGCTGTGTATGAATCGTGGCTTCCAGCGTCTCAAGGGAGACGCTAGTTTGACCCTCAGTCAATTGATTGGTAACTTCATCATGGCACTCATCATTGGCTCTgtcttcttcaaccttcAAGATACCACCGACAGTTTCTACTCCCGTGGTGCGCTCTTATTCTTCGCTGTCCTTCTCAACGCTTTCTCTAGCGCCTTGGAGATCTTGACTCTGTATGCGCAACGCCCGATTGTCGAAAAGCAGGCTCGCTATGCTATGTACCATCCTTTCGCTGAAGCCATTGCCTCGATGCTTTGCGACATGCCGTACAAGCTTCTGAACGCCGTGACCTTCAATGTGACCCTCTACTTCATGACAAATTTGCGTCGCACCCCTGGCGCATTTTTCACGTTCCTCTTattctccatcttcaccaccttGACCATGTCGATGATCTTCCGGACAATCGCAGCCAGCTCTCGGACTCTCGCCCAGGCTCTCGTCCCCGCAGCCATTCTGATCTTAGGTCTCGTGATCTACACCGGGTTCACCATTCCGCCTCGCAACATGCTCGGCTGGTCTCGATGGATGAATTACATTGATCCGATTGCATATGGTTTCGAATCCTTGATGGTCAATGAGTTCCACAATCGTTGGTTCGACTGTCTGCCCCGTTCAATGATTCCGACCGGTCCTGGCTACATGGATGTTCCTGCGGACAGCCGAATCTGCTCTGCCAAGGGTGCCCGCGCTGGTTCTAGCCGAGTTTTTGGCAACGACTATCTTGCCGATAGTTTCCAATATTACAACAAGAACAAGTGGCGCAATCTTGGTATCATGATCGCGTttatgatcttcttcatgatCACCTACTTGACTGCTACGGAGTACATCTCCgagtcaaagtcaaaggGTGAAGTCTTGCTTTTCCGTCGCGGTCATGCCCCTAAGCGCTCTGCCGACGAGGGCGATGTCGAGCGAAGTGCTGTTGCTGCTTCTGGCGAGAAAACCAACGAGGCCGGCAAGGAAGAGGTCTCTGCTGCTATTCAGCGCCAAACCGCCATTTTCCAGTGGAAAGATGTCTGCTACGacatcaaaatcaagaatgAGGAGCGCCGAATCCTCGATCACGTTGATGGCTGGGTCAAGCCTGGTACCTGTACCGCCCTCATGGGTGTGTCTGGTGCTGGTAAGACCACCCTTTTGGATGTGCTCGCTACTCGTGTCACGATGGGCGTTGTGACTGGTGAGATGCTCGTTGATGGCCGTCCTCGTGACCAGTCTTTCCAGCGTAAAACTGGTTATGTTCAACAGCAGGATCTTCATCTCTATACCACGACTGTCCGCGAGGCTTTGCGCTTCAGTGCTATCCTTCGGCAACCCGCCAATGTGTCTCGgcaggagaagctggattACGTCGAAGAGGTCATCAAGTTGCTAGGCATGGAAGCCTACGCCGACGCTATCGTCGGTGTTCCTGGTGAAGGTATGTCACTATTCCCCATATAGGATTTTCTTGGTCATCCATACTAATCTTGCTTTAGGTTTGAACGTTGAGCAACGTAAGCGCCTAACCATCGGCGTTGAACTTGCGGCGAAGCCACAGCTACTCCTGTTCCTTGACGAACCTACTTCTGGTCTTGACTCTCAAACTTCCTGGTCTATTCTCGATCTTATCGATACCTTGACCAAGCACGGTCAGGCCATTCTATGCACCATTCATCAACCCTCCGCCATGCTCTTCCAGCGATTTGATCGTCTCTTGTTCCTCGCCCGAGGTGGTCGAACTGTTTACTTTGGCGAAATTGGCGAGAAGTCGTCGACCCTCGCAAGCTACTTTGAACGCAACGGTGCCCCCAAATTGCCCATCGACGCAAATCCCGCTGAATGGATGCTAGAGGTGATCGGTGCTGCTCCTGGTTCTCATACGGATATCGACTGGCCTGCTGTTTGGCGTGAAAGCCCTGAACGCAAGGCTGTCCAGGCTCATCTCGACGAAATGAAAGAAACTCTCTCGCAGAAGCCAGTCGAGGACTCCAGCACGAGCCCCGAGAACTACAAGGAATTTGCCGCACCGTTCAGCGTCCAACTCTACGAGTGCATGGTCCGCGTCTTCAGCCAGTATTGGCGAACTCCGGTCTACATCTACTCGAAAGCTGCTCTTTGCATTCTCACGGCTCTCTACATCggtttctccttcttccaaGCCCAGAATTCGCA
This genomic window from Penicillium oxalicum strain HP7-1 chromosome III, whole genome shotgun sequence contains:
- a CDS encoding ABC multidrug transporter C, yielding MSSFLGTFNQSAATENNTESVSVAREINNHDPARSITSSNTALEQQEEVGNEDVIEAEVTRLARRLTRESTHWADGANTFIEAEKDSTLDPHSPNFRARNWMKNLLAVTSRDPERYPARQAGVAFRNLSVHGYGSPTDYQKDVFNSVLQIGALARMATGTGKQKIQILRDFAGVVKSGEMLVVLGRPGSGCSTFLKTLAGDMNGIYKDDQTYMNYQGISDKQMRNQFRGEAIYTAETDVHFPQLTVGDTLKFAALARAPRNRLPGVTRDQYAEHMRDVVMAMLGLSHTINTRVGNDFIRGVSGGERKRVSIAEVALCASPLQCWDNSTRGLDSANALEFCKTLGLMAKYSGTTCAVAIYQASQSAYDVFDKVTVLYEGRQIYFGRTTDAKEFFTNMGFECPERQTTADFLTSLTSPAERIVKPGFENLVPRTPDDFAAAWKNSQEYKALMREIEEFDQAYPLGGDSVQKFLDSRRAMQSKNQRVKSPYTISVWQQVKLCMNRGFQRLKGDASLTLSQLIGNFIMALIIGSVFFNLQDTTDSFYSRGALLFFAVLLNAFSSALEILTLYAQRPIVEKQARYAMYHPFAEAIASMLCDMPYKLLNAVTFNVTLYFMTNLRRTPGAFFTFLLFSIFTTLTMSMIFRTIAASSRTLAQALVPAAILILGLVIYTGFTIPPRNMLGWSRWMNYIDPIAYGFESLMVNEFHNRWFDCLPRSMIPTGPGYMDVPADSRICSAKGARAGSSRVFGNDYLADSFQYYNKNKWRNLGIMIAFMIFFMITYLTATEYISESKSKGEVLLFRRGHAPKRSADEGDVERSAVAASGEKTNEAGKEEVSAAIQRQTAIFQWKDVCYDIKIKNEERRILDHVDGWVKPGTCTALMGVSGAGKTTLLDVLATRVTMGVVTGEMLVDGRPRDQSFQRKTGYVQQQDLHLYTTTVREALRFSAILRQPANVSRQEKLDYVEEVIKLLGMEAYADAIVGVPGEGLNVEQRKRLTIGVELAAKPQLLLFLDEPTSGLDSQTSWSILDLIDTLTKHGQAILCTIHQPSAMLFQRFDRLLFLARGGRTVYFGEIGEKSSTLASYFERNGAPKLPIDANPAEWMLEVIGAAPGSHTDIDWPAVWRESPERKAVQAHLDEMKETLSQKPVEDSSTSPENYKEFAAPFSVQLYECMVRVFSQYWRTPVYIYSKAALCILTALYIGFSFFQAQNSQQGLQNQMFSIFMLMTIFGNLVQQIMPHFVTQRSLYEVRERPSKTYSWQAFMTSNILVELPWNTLMAVFIFVCWYFPIGLYRNAEEAGNLHEREGLMFLLIWSFLLFTSTFAHMMIAGIDLAETGGNLANLLFSLCLVFCGVLATPAQMPRFWIFMYRVSPFTYLVSAMLSTGVSGATVTCERVEYLHFDPPSGQTCLQYMEPYIKLAGGYLEKENATSDCSFCTIKSTDVFLASVTSYYKDAWRNFGIMWVYIIVNIFLAVGIYWLARVPKGSRSKKEKKE